The Actinomycetota bacterium nucleotide sequence TGTCCTGGAGGCTGCACTCGAGGGCGCTGCGGATATCATCGTCTCGGGCGATATGCACGTTCTTCGGCTCAAGTCCTGGCGAGAGATCCAGATCATGAATCCGTCGACGTTCTTGGCGGAGTTCGAGTAGGATCTGGTACTCCCAGGTTTCGTGGACACGGACGCAAAGAAGCCGAACCTCCTCGGACTTGTTCTTCACAGTCCACTTGGTCGATCACACCCCACCGCCCAAGTACCAGGCCATCGCAGCCCTCGCATTGCACCTTCATCAGCTTGGCTTGAGCGATTCCGCAATCGCTCGCCGGTTGGGCGTTACGGGCAAGACCGCTGGCAAGGCGATCAAGTGGGCAACTGCGAGCCTTGGAGGATGACCCTCGTGGAAATCCGGTGACCGCTCAAGATGTGCCCTCGTCGGGCCGGGAGAAAACCCGGTTTCCCCCGGTGACTCCTGATGCCCAGAAGGGGCTGGGAACGGAAAGCGGGGAATCGGGAACGGGCCTGCACTGCAAGAGGCTACAGATCGCTACGTTTTCTCGGCTGAACCCGGCTGGGCTGGCTGACTCTTATCTGGTTTCGCTGGGGGCGACTTCCCGGCCTCGGGCGCCCCAGCAAGGTACTCGACGACCCGCTCGGTGGGCGTGGGGGGGTTGCCAGCTGCCACCACGAGGCTCAGTGCACGACTTCGATGTTCCTCTTCGAGCGCGATCTGGAGCGCGGCTTCCTCGAACGTCGCCGGCTCAACTACCGGCGCGCCCAGGAACCCGTGGGCACCGACGAGTCGGAGGAACTGACCAGCAGCCTTGGGGTCACGGTCGCGCCTGATGGCCTCCTCCATGACATCCAGGGATGCCTCCACGAGGTTCTGCATTCGCACTGCGGACGCTTCCGCCCGCTCACGGATCCGGCGGTTCAGTTCGGCCCGGAACCGGGGATCCTTGTGCCAGCCCGAAAGTGTCACCCGGTGCACACCGACCGTATCGGCTACCGCCACTTTCGTCATCCCGGTGGACAGAAGGTTGATGGCCTCCAACTGCTTCGCGTTCAACTGGTCTGACCCGGTGATGTCGTCCCTGAGCTCACTCATCGTCGTGGCCGTCTGGGTGGGGGCTTTCCTCGTCGGGATCGTCGGGAGCTCGGTGTTCTGCCAAGCTGGGTGCACCGGTGGCGCATGTGCCGACGAGATCTGACAACTCCGCAATGAACGCCTTCACCTCAGGGAAGTCAGAGAGTGCGCTCAACTGGGCACACACGTTGTCCATCAGGATCCGAGTGAAGCGGACATAGCACTCCCTGAACCACGGCGTGTCGACCATCGCCCTGTGGTCAACCCACTCGAGATCCCCGTACGCACTGAGCGACGGAAAGTACGCCGGCTTCCGCCACGCCCAGAAGAAGTCAGCAAATCGAACGGACATGTCCTCCAGCCGGGCCACCGGGTAGGGTCCGGGCACATAGCTCTGCTCATTCACAATCTTTCCTCCTTCCGCCCCGTCCAAGTTGGGGCACTCGTCCTACCGTGATGCCGCGGGCCTACCTGGGGGCCCCCCGGCTGGGGCCGGCGGCCGGTTCGCTGTTCAGTTGTCAAGTTGCGGGCGCATGGTGGCGGATGTTGGATAGATGAGCCAGGATGCGCCAGTTCCAGAAGAAGTCGTTGAACTGGTCCGCAATCTCAGGCATCCGATCTCGTGAATAGGGTCCGGGTAGGCTCTCATGGGGACTTGCCATGCGAATTTCTTCCTCCTTCCCTCTTTTTTGAGGAGGTTCGTTTAGTCCGAATTGTCGCGATGTTGCGGTTGTGAGGCCTCGATCCGGCCGGCCCCCCCCGAGCGCCTCAGGAAGTCGACCTCTCTCCATGGACCGAGTGAGGCTTCGCTATTGAGTTGTCAAGGTTGCCTTACTCTCGGAGCCGCCTCGCGGCCGCTCGCGTCTTGGACACTCACATCACCCGCGAGTTCAGGCGCTCAGTTGCCATCCGAGGATTCACTGTATATGAGCCATGCTGTGGGATGCTAACGTGAGCCATTTTGGGGAACCGGAACTCCGCCGGGAGGTCGAGAGGAAACTCGGCCGACCGCCTGCGCCTTTGGCCTGGGCGATGGCCCTCGAGTTGGGTGAGGTGGAGGACGCGCTCACCGACTTAAGAAGCGGTGTCCCCCTTGAGGAGGCACTCGACGTCCTTGAGCCTCGTTTGAGAGTGATGGAGAAGTACGTGGGCCGATCCGGCGCCCGACCCGAAAACGCTGAATCCCCTCGCCGCCATGTCGAAGTCCCCCCCAACAGGTCGGCGCTCGCACTCGCTCAAATCCTAGCCGACGAGGCCGCTGAACGACCTTCAGTACGTCAATTCAGGGAGTCGGTTCTGGGCAACAGGCTGCTGAAGACAAGCGAAATGAAGACCTGGGTGCGGAAGCACCTACCCGAGGGAAGCGGCAAGCCACGGGAGGCCAGCCGGGCCGCCGCGGCCTCGAGGACCGAATTGATCGGCCTGGCCCGCCCCTATGACTTCGAGGACGAGCTTGCCGAAGAGGGTGGCCTTCGGGTGGTCCAACGGACGGCCGACGCCATTGCAGTTACAAGGGTCAGCGTCCTTGGACAGCTGGCCGCTATAGGGATGGAACTGCGCGATCTCTACGGGTGGTTCGAACCCAAGGCCGTCCGCTTCGTCCTGACCGGAGACACTCCATCAGTCCCCATGGCCAGCATCCAAGAGGAATCGCCCAACCTAACGGGTCGTCCTCCTTTCCCGGCCGAAGTGATGCTGGTGGCGCGACTGAGTCCGAGACTAAGCGTAAGGAACGTTCAATCCCTCTACCGTCTCGCGAAAGAGCACGCTCCTGGGAAACCCCCATCTCGGGAGAGGGTCAGGGAACCTACCCCGTCGCGGGCGGACCTTGCCGTGTTTGCCCATCGCTACAACGACGGTCGAACCTGGCTCGAAGCAATGAAGGCCTGGAACGGAGTCCGAGCAGACACGAAGTACAAGAATGAAAGAACCTTTGCGCGAGATGCCCGCCAGGCCTTTCAATCGATAACCGACTCGCCACTGGTCTGGAAGAACCCCCGAGGACGTCCAAGGGGAGCCCACAGGTGAGCCTGAACCCGGCCACGGAGCGCCGGTCCGGGCGGAGCGTCTGGCCTGAGATTCGACCCCGGTGTCGGCATTGATGACGTCTGAAGGATGCCAGAACTGCCCATAGGGTCCAGAAGCGCCGAGTGCTTGGACTGGACCCTCATCCTCGGCAGACAACACTTCGAGCGGGTGAAGGGCACACAAACTCCTGATCCAACCCGTGGGTACAAAAACTCGAATCCGGCCTCCGAACAGGTCATTTGGGATTCGATCAGGTCGGGCATAGCTTCGCCACGTTGCCGTCGGCCGCGGCCGCTCACCATGGCGGGTCTGACGCGACGAGGAAAACCCTGAGTGACTCTGACTCAAGTTCTTGGCCTGGTGGCGCAGCGGGACCAGGCAGTCCACGACCGCGCGCCGGTCGATCCCCAACGGGAAGCGATGTGAGCAGGGCTGCAAGAATCGCAGGTCAGGCGCGTGATCCGAATAAATGCACCCCACAGCCTCCCCAGATGGACCGCGATCGTGTGTGGGACCCGGCATCGAGGCCCTGATCGAGCAGCCCTTTGCGCAGCTCGACGATCTCGTCTTCGACCTCGATCGGGGTGCGCAGCGGGCTCCGCCACGGTCGCCTGGACCGAGGTTCGAGCCCGTCCTCCCCTTCGGCATCGAAGCGCCGGCAGAGCTCGAAGACCCACCGGGGCGAGACCCCGTAGTCCCGGGACACCTCGGCCTTCGTCCGTCCCTCGACCCTCACCGCCGTGACCACCAGCCGAGCCAACGACATCGCCCACCCCTCTCATCCGAGGTAGGCACGATGTCCCGAGACAGGCGGAACTATGTCGTGAAACCAGACACTGCCGGGGGCACCCATGTGATGTCCCGGGACATCGTGCACACATGTCCCGGGACATCGTTGCCCAGGTAGCACCTGGGAGTGACGCGGACGGCCGTGTCCTCCTCTGGCCCGGGGCCGCCTCTCTTAGACTGCTCCCGTGGCGATCTGCTCGGTATGCGGCGAGGAGAACCCCGACCGCGCGCGGTTCTGCTCCTCCTGCGGGACGGCGCTGGCGTCGGAGCCCGCGCCCGCGAGGCGCGAGGAGCGCAAATTCGTCTCGGTTCTGTTCTGCGACCTCGTCGGCTTCACGGCGCGCTCGGACGACGCCGACCCCGAGGACGTCCGGGCCACCCTCCGCCCCTACCACGCCAGCCTGCGCAAGGATCTCGAACGCTACGGGGGGACCGTCGAGAAGTTCATCGGCGACGCCGTCATGGCGGTCTTCGGCGCGCCGGTGGCGCACGAGGACGACGCCGAGCGGGCCGTGCGGGCGGCGCTCCGGATCATCGACTCGATCGAGGAGCTGAACGAGCAGCATCCCGGCTTCGACCTCTCGGTCCGCATCGGGGTGAACACCGGTGAGGCGGTGGTGGCCCTCGACGCGCGGCCCCAGGAGGGGGAGGGGATGGTCACCGGCGACGTCGTGAACACGGCAGCACGCCTCGAGGCCGCCGCCCCGGTCGGGGGCATCGTGGTCGGCGAGGTGACCTACCGGGCCACCAAGGACCTCATCTCGTACGAGCCGCTGGATCCGGTGACCGCGAAGGGGAAGGCGCAGCCGATCCAGATCTGGCGGGCGCTGGAGGCCCGAAGTCGGTACGGCATCGACGTGGAGCAGGGCACCCGGACGCCCTTCGTCGGCCGGGCCAACGAGTTCGCCCTCCTCACCCAGACGTTCGCCCGGGCCGTGGACGAGCCCTCGGTGCAGCTGGTCACCATCACGGGCGAGCCGGGGGTGGGCAAGACCCGGCTGCTGTGGGAGTTCCGCGCCCACCTCGACGACCGGCCCGAGCTCATCTACTGGCGCCAGGGCCGGAGCCTGCCCTACGGCGAGGGCGTCACCTACTGGGCCCTCGGTGAGATGGTCAAGGCGCAGGCCGGCGTCCTGGAGACCGACTCGCCGGAGGAGGCGCTGGCGAAGCTCGACACGGCGCTGGCGGCGGTGACCCGGGACGAAGCCGACCGCGACTGGCTGCGCGGGCGACTGGCGCCACTGGTAGGGGTGGAGGTCCGCGAGGGGCAGCAGGACGACCGGGACGAGGCGTTCGCCGCGTGGCTCCGGTTCATCGAGTCGATCGCCGCCCGCGGCCCGCTCGTCCTGGTGTTCGAGGACCTGCACTGGGCCGACGGCCCGCTGGTGGAGTTCGTCGAGCACCTCGTGGAGTGGTCGAGCGGCGTCCCCTTGTTCGTCGTCTGTTCGGCCCGGCCGGAGCTGTACGAACGCCATCCGGGCTGGGGCGGGGGCAAGCGGAACTCGACCACGGTCGCGCTGGCGCCGCTGTCGGAAGCGGACACGGCGCGGCTCCTCTCGGCGCTCCTCGAGCAGGCCGTCCTGCCGGCCGAGCTCCAGGCCGAGCTGCTCGAACGCGCGGGCGGCAACCCCCTGTACGCCGAGGAGTTCGTGCGGATGCTGCTGGACCGAGGGCTCCTCGAGCGGCATGGCGCGTCGCTCCGGCTGTTGCCGGGGGCCGAAGGCATGCCGCTGCCGGAGTCGGTGCACGCGCTCATCGGGGCCCGGCTCGACACGCTGCCGGCGGCGCGGAAGGCGTTGGTGCTCGACGCGTCGGTCGTAGGCAAGGTGTTCTGGTCGGGGGCGCTCGAGGCGATGGGCGGCGTCGACGAACGGACCGTGCGCGAGGGGCTACACGACCTGGCCCGCAAGGAGTTCGTCCGGACGGTGCGAACGACATCCGTGCAGGATCAGGGCGAGTACTCCTTCTGGCACGCCCTGGTGCGCGACGTCGCCTACGGTCAGATCCCGCGGGCCGAGCGCGCGGCCAAGCACCTCGCCGTGGCCGGGTGGATCGAACGGACGGTCGGCGAGCGGGTGGCCGACCAGGCCGAGTTCCTGGCCTACCACTACGAGCGCGCCCTCGACCTCACCATTGCGGCGGGACGGGACCCCGGAGAGGAGCTGCGGGGAAAGGTTTCGTGGGCGCTGCAGATGGCCGCCGAGCGCGCCATGCGCCTCGACATGGCCAAGGCCGCCGAGTTCTACGGCCGGGCCGAGGCCCTCCTCGGGCCCGACGACCCCGAGCGTCCCCTGCTGCACGTCCGAACGCTGGCCGCCGGCGTCTTCCTGGGCCAGACCCCGGAGTCCGAGATGGTGTCGGCGTACGAAGCCGCGATCGACCATCATCGTCGCCGAGGGGAGGCGCTGCGGGCGGGGGGGATGCTCCGGGAGTTCAGCGGCTACCTCAAGGCGGTGGGGCGGACCGAACGGTCGGAACGGCTGGGGGCCGAGGCCATCGAGCTCCTCGAGCCGCTCGGGCCGACGCCCGAGCTGGTGGCGGCCTACTCGAACCGTGCCGGGAACGCGATGATGACCGGCCGCTTCGAGGAGTGGAAGACCTGGACGGACGCGACGCTCGCGCTCTGCGACGAGATGGACCTGCCCGAGCAGCGGATGCGCGGCCTGCAGTTCCGCGGGATCTACCGGGTGATGAGCGGCGACCCGGGCGGCCGGGCCGACCTGCAGGAGGCGCTCCGCATCGGGCTGGACCTAGGCGTCGGGCGGGTCACGGCCCTCGCCTACACCAACCTGGCGGACTGGACCTCCGGCCTCGACGGGCCGGCGGCCGGGCTCGCGATCTACGAGGAGGGGATGCGCTTCGCCGAGCGGCGCGGGATCGTCGCGGAGCAGATGTGGATGCGCGCGGAGACCACGTGGCGCCTGTTCGACGCAGGTGAATGGGACGGGGTGATCAGGGCGTCCGAGGAGATCCGCCGATGGTACGGCCCGCAGGGCCACGCGCAGCCGCTGGTGATCGCAGGGATCTCGGAGGCGAGGGTGCGCGCGCTCCGCGGGGAGCTCGACCGGGCCGGTGAGCTCATGCAGGAGCTGCTCCCCTCGGCCCGCGAGATCAGGGACGTGCAGACGTACCGGCCGGCGCTTGCCGTGGCCGCGCTAATCGCGCTCGAACGCGGACGGCACGACGAGGCAACCTCCCTGCTCGAGGAGCTCGGCGAAGAGCTGGACCAGGCCACGCATGGCCGCGCGTACGGGTTGCTCGAGGCGATCCTCCTAGCCCGTGCGCTCAGCGATCTCACCCAGGTCGACCATTTCGTCGTCCGGCCGTCGGACCCGCCGCCGGCCTACCCCGTGGCGGTGGGCGTGGCCCTGTCCGTGAAGGCCGAGCGCGACGAGGCGCACGGGAACCACGGGGCCGCGCTGGAGGGGTTCGGCCGGGCCGAGGAGGCGTGGGGCGCGCTAGGGCACGTGTTCCAACGGGGCCTCGCGCTGCTGGGACAGGCGAGATGTCTCGCCGCCCTTGGCCGCCCAGCCGAAGCCGAGTCGCCCGCCCGCGGGGCCGAATCGATCTTCGCCTCCCTCCGGGCCCGCTCGCTGGCCGGCCAGGCGCGTGCGCTCCTGCCCGGCGCGTCCACCATGAGCTCCTAGGAAAGCGGAGGAACGGGTTCGATGAGCTTGCAGGCAGCCCTCACCCTTTCGGAGGCCGTCGACGTGGCCACCGAGATGAAGCAGTTCGCCAAGAAGCAGCACGGCTCCTCGTACGCCATCGACCGCCGAGTCGACTGAAGTTCGGCTCGTCGCCCTCAGTTCCCTTCCGCCTGAAGGGCACGGAAACCCCTGATTCGGGATCAAGCAACCAGTTCGTACTCATGTATGAGGCCGCCCAGGACGTCGCTTCTTCTCACGCACAGGATGTTGGGAAGCAGAGCGGGGGGATCCGGCTGCGGGTCAGGCGCCCGGAGGTCGATTCCGCGGTGCGGCCGCTTCGCGTTGTAGTGGACGACGTACTCTCGGAGCGCCCGCTCGAGATGACGTCGACCGAGGACGAGCGTCCAGTCGAGGCATTCACGCCTGACGGTGCGGACCCATCGTTCGGCGAAGGCGTTCGCTCTCGGAGTGCGGATGGGAACTACCAGACCAACATGACGGCCATCGGACTGGACGACCGCCTGTACTTCAGCCAGGGTGCCATGACCAATAGCGGGATCGTGGGCCTGGACGCCTTAGAGCTCGGGTGGCTCAGACGGCTTCCCCACACCCACGACCTCCCGGGCTACGACGTCACGCTCGCCGGGGTCAATGTGACCACCCCCAATCCTCTGGTCGATGAGGGCTCGGCGACCACGGGGGCCTTCGTCCCCTTCGGCACCTCCACATCGACCGGGGAGCGTGTACCAGGAACGGTTCCCTGCACCGCCTCGGTCATGAGCTGTCGCCTGGATGGCAGCGACCTGCGCCTAGTGGCGTGGGGGCTGCGGAACGCCTATGGGCTGGGCTTCCTCCCGGACGGGAGACTGCTCGCCATCGATCAGGGCGCGGACGATCGAGGCTCGCGCCCCATCGGGGGGGCGCCCGACCTGCTGTTCGAAGTGAAGGACAGAGCGTGGTACGGGTGGCCGGACTTCATCGGTGGGGTGCCGGTGACCGACCCCAGGTTCCGCCCGGAACGGGGGCCGGCCCCGTCTTTCGTACTCGCGAACCACGGTGAGCTCCCCCCGCCGGAGCGTCCGCTCCCGGGCGTGGGGAATGCCGTCAAGGCTCTTTAAACCCTTCCTCTTCCTTTCACCTCTCTTGCCCGGAAAATCGTTGCGTCTTCCCAGCTCAGGAGGGGTGAAGCGGTCGCGGACGTTGCATTTGCGACTGCCGGAAATCATGGGCCCGTGATAGGCTCGCCGGAGGCGACACCGTCTGAAGAGGTGTCGATTTCGGCCGAATGCGGGTCCTGGTCGCCCTTCCAGCGAGGTCGAGAGGATGAAGGGCTGGGCCACATCCACTAACACCTCTTAGTATGGTGTTGCGATGAGCGTCCAAGGGATCACGGCGGGCAACGTCCAGCCCCTTCAGTTCCGGTTCCTCTCCGGACGGCTGTCCCTCGATTTTGCCAACACCCTCGCCGGCCGGGGGGGTAGCGAGGTGGAGCTCCTGGCCACGGTGTCCGAGTTGGGAGAGTGGCTTCACCAGGCCGGGCTCACCGCCCTTTCCCCCTCCGTGGGCACCTACCAGCTCCAGGAGGCCAGGAAGCTCCGGGAGGCCATCGCCCGCGCTGCCCTCGCCGCATCGGGGGAGACGGCCCTTCCCCCCGACGAGGTGGCCCAGCTGAACGCCGGGGCCCGCTACCCGGTGGCCCCCCGGCTTGATGCGGAGGCCGGCGCGGTGAGCTGGGATGCGGCCCACGTCGTGCCGGGGGCCCTGGCGAGGATCGCCCGGGACGCGGTCGAGCTCCTCGGGGCGGCCGAACGCTCCCGGATCCGGACGTGCGCCCGCCCGGGGTGCGGGGCCCTGTTCGTCGATTCGTCCCGGAAGGGGAACAGGCGATGGTGCTCCATGCAGGGCTGCGGCAACCGGGCCAAGGTGGCCACCTACCGCCACAAGGGCAGAAGCCGCTCCCGGGGATCACCGGCCTGAGCCTCGGCGCCAGGATGGAGGCGTCTCCTCCCGGGGGGGCCGGTCCCACGGTGGCGGATCTGCCGGCGCCTCACGCTCATGGGGCGTAGCCTGGAAGAGGGCCCCGAAGGCCGGGGCCGCGTCGAATGGAGACGAGCGTCTCGTGGCCCAATCAGAACAGACTCTGGACCGGGCACCGGCGGCCAGCGGGGGCACCTCGCCCCCACGGGTCGGGGGCCGGTTCACCCGGGAGAACGCGGCCTACTACGGCCGGCGGGGAGCGGCGGCCAGGGACCGGAAGTTCCTGGAGCGGTTCCGCCGACCGGAGGAGATCCGCCGGGCCGAGCGGGCCGAGTTCCGGTGGGCCCTAGCCGTGGTGTATCAGGTGTTCGGATCCCCGAGGCGGCCCCGCCGAACCCTCGCTCACCCCGAGGACCGGATCGAGGAGCTCAGGGAGGCCCTGCCCATCCTGGGGCGCAACCTTGACGTGGGCCCCACCCGGGACCGGCTCCGGGCCATCGATGCCATCTACAACGTGTGGCTCCATCCCCGGTTCTTGGACCCGGTCTTCGTCCGGGGGAACCCGTTCGGCATTCCCCTGGGGGTGATGCTGACCGACCCGGGAGGACCGACCGAGGGCCCACGCCGCGATCAGCTGGCCACCCGAGCGGTCCGGAGGGTGCAGGCGAGACTCCAGGGCCTGGAGCACCAGGCGGGCCGGCAGGCCGGGTGACCGCCTCCGTCACAGATCCCTGGAAGCCGACACCTATTCAGACGGTATCGCCCATGACGAGCACACCGCGAGGACCGAAATCATCGGGGTCTCAAAGCCAACGTCTGCGACCGCTTCACCCCTCCTGAGCTGGGAGAGTGCGACGATTTTCCCGGCAAAGGGTCCAGGGAGAACGGAGAACCCCCTCTGTGGAGCGGACGACGGGATTCGAACCCGCGACCCCCACCCTGGCAATGTTCGACGAGCCACCCGAACGACCAGCGGAAACTCTGGAAGATGAGGGCTGACGCCCGTTTCAGTTCGCGGAAGACCCGGCCGTTTCTTGCTGTTTCTCGGTCTCATGCGGCCGGAGTGCGGCCTGACGACAGCCTGTCGCAGGCTGTGATCGACGAGGACCGGGGCCTCGAGTGGTTCGAGTCGAAAGGCCACTCGCACAGCCCTAACCCCACGCATCAGCTGATGTGGGTGAAGTCCTAGGGACAGGTATCCAGGTGCAGATAGGTTCGGCATTCCTGGTCGGTCAGGGTGCGGGTGACCCTGGAAAGCCCGATCCGGAGGAGCTCATCGACATCGAAGGTGAGGCCGGCCACGAGTCCGTTCTGCGTGCCGACGATCACGTGGTGATCGTCGGTGAACGCCACGGCTTTCCCATAGTCCTCGCCCATCGAGATGGCTTGGAGCAGGCTTCCATCGCGTGCGTCCCACAGCCGAACGAAGCCATCGAAGCCGGTCGTCACGATGGATCGGCCGTCGGGGCTGAAGTCCAGGTGGAACACTCCCCCATTGTGCGCGTCGACCTGCCAGAGGACGGTCCAGCTCTTGGTGTCGAACATCTTCAGCTGGCTTCCGCCGGCCGCGAGCAGGGACCCGTCGGGGCTGAAGGCGATGTGGCCTGCCGACGTGGCGGGAGGCTCGAGAGGAAACTCAGCGAGGACGGAGCGGTCGAGTCCGAGAACGATCACCCTCGGTTGCTTGTCACCGATGATGCGCACGGCCACCGTCGACCCGTCGGGGGAGATCGCCGCGCTGCTGACCACCAGGGCAGAGCCTTGTTCCCCGAAGGGGCCGAGCGTGGCGACGACCGAACCTGTATCGAGGTCCCACACCGAGGCGGCGACGCTCTGGCCTCCCGCAACGGCGTATCGGCCGTCGGGCGTGACCGACATCCCCAAGACCCACTCCGCGTAGGGATGGTCAGGGGGGAGGACGGGACAGTCCTTCGAGGGATCGACATCGACCACGCCGAAGCTACAGAGTCCTTCGAGCTCGGTCCGAGTCGCTCCCGTTGAAACGTCGCGTACCACGATGGGCCCCACGTCGAGGGTGGAGGGGTTCGGGCCCCGACCCACCATGTGTTGGTAGATGATGGCGCGGCCGTCGGGGGCAAGCGCCACCGCCAGCCCGGCGTGGTCGGGGAACCGGCGGATGACCTCACCGGTGGCCACATCGAAAACGACGGCGGTGTCCCGGTTCGCCAACGCCATCACGGCGCCGACTCCGCCGGCCGCATCGATGGCCCTGGTGCCGATCTGCCGGGGGCTCAGATCGAGGGCCATCGTCTCACCGAGAGGCCTCGTGGTGAGGTCCCACACACGGGCGGTCCCGTCGCGCCCGAACGTGGCCAACCTGTCGCCCTTGTCGTCCACCGACAGCCCCACGAGGCCACGCTTCTGGCCAGTCAACGTGATCAGGTTCGACCCGGTGGCCGTGTCCCAGACCCGAGCGGTCCCGTCCAAGCCCGCCGTGTAGGCAAGCCGGCCGTCCTGGCTGAATGCAACGCCGGCGGTGCCGGCCTTCTGACCGGTCAGGAACCGCAAGGTCTTGCCGGTGGCCGGATCCACCAACTCCACCGCTCGCTGGGTCGGGTCCGGGGCCGAGAGCGCCATTATCGACCCATCGGGGCTCAGGAACCCGTTGACGTACGGCCGTTTCCAGAGCACCTTGCCCGACGCAAGGTCGATCATCCGTGTCGAGGCGGCGGACAGTCCAAAGGGATCCACCCCGTCGGAGATCTGCAGCCGACCATGGCGGACGTCCACACCAACGAACAGGACGGGGTGGGGTCCCTCGTTCTCGACCTGCGGAGAAGAGGTGACCGGCACGCGCCGGGTGACGCTCCCGCTGTCCAGGCCGACGAACTCCAGGCGCAGTCCCCCGTCCCGGCAAGGGGGTGGATCGGCCACCATGATCAGTTGGTCACCGTTGGGAGTGAAGGCGTTCCCAAACGGCAATCCCACCCAACCGCACTTCGATGACGGCGGGATTCGCTCGAGGACCTCTCCATTCCGCGGGTCGATGAGGTAGATCCCGGTGGCCCGGCCGCCACCGACCCGGTTCTGCTTCGTCCAGTAACGGTTGAACGCCACCGCCAGGACCGACCCGTCGGAGCTGAACTGGGGGTGCGAGAACCAACCCGCTCGATGCTTATCTTTGATCTCCCAGACCAGGTCTCCGGTCGCTGAGTCCCACGCCTGGAGGGTTTCCTTCCTGCCGGTGACCGCCACGAGAGAGGCATCGGGACTCATCACCCCGTCGAGTTGCATGAACGGGAGCGAGCGATCCCACCCACGGGACATAAGGGTCCGCATCGATCGCACGGCCTCATGAAGGGCGGTCACGAGGCGAGGCGGGAGGTCCTCACCTGGAGCCGCCCGCTTCGCCTCGTTCGCGAGCAGGATCGTCAGTTCCGGGTCCTCGTCCAGAACGCTGATGGCGGAGCTGGCCAGCTCCCGGGATCGGGCAATGTCGGCCTGTCGTCCCGCCTCCGCCGCCGACTCGCGGGCCCGGCCCCGCTGCACCAGGGCGACCCCCCCAGCCAGGAGCGCCAGCACGAGAAAGACCGCCACCCCGGTGAGCAGTCCCCGCAACCGACGGTTGGTTCTGCGCTGTCGTTCAGCCTCACGCTCACTCGCCTG carries:
- a CDS encoding AAA family ATPase, which gives rise to MAICSVCGEENPDRARFCSSCGTALASEPAPARREERKFVSVLFCDLVGFTARSDDADPEDVRATLRPYHASLRKDLERYGGTVEKFIGDAVMAVFGAPVAHEDDAERAVRAALRIIDSIEELNEQHPGFDLSVRIGVNTGEAVVALDARPQEGEGMVTGDVVNTAARLEAAAPVGGIVVGEVTYRATKDLISYEPLDPVTAKGKAQPIQIWRALEARSRYGIDVEQGTRTPFVGRANEFALLTQTFARAVDEPSVQLVTITGEPGVGKTRLLWEFRAHLDDRPELIYWRQGRSLPYGEGVTYWALGEMVKAQAGVLETDSPEEALAKLDTALAAVTRDEADRDWLRGRLAPLVGVEVREGQQDDRDEAFAAWLRFIESIAARGPLVLVFEDLHWADGPLVEFVEHLVEWSSGVPLFVVCSARPELYERHPGWGGGKRNSTTVALAPLSEADTARLLSALLEQAVLPAELQAELLERAGGNPLYAEEFVRMLLDRGLLERHGASLRLLPGAEGMPLPESVHALIGARLDTLPAARKALVLDASVVGKVFWSGALEAMGGVDERTVREGLHDLARKEFVRTVRTTSVQDQGEYSFWHALVRDVAYGQIPRAERAAKHLAVAGWIERTVGERVADQAEFLAYHYERALDLTIAAGRDPGEELRGKVSWALQMAAERAMRLDMAKAAEFYGRAEALLGPDDPERPLLHVRTLAAGVFLGQTPESEMVSAYEAAIDHHRRRGEALRAGGMLREFSGYLKAVGRTERSERLGAEAIELLEPLGPTPELVAAYSNRAGNAMMTGRFEEWKTWTDATLALCDEMDLPEQRMRGLQFRGIYRVMSGDPGGRADLQEALRIGLDLGVGRVTALAYTNLADWTSGLDGPAAGLAIYEEGMRFAERRGIVAEQMWMRAETTWRLFDAGEWDGVIRASEEIRRWYGPQGHAQPLVIAGISEARVRALRGELDRAGELMQELLPSAREIRDVQTYRPALAVAALIALERGRHDEATSLLEELGEELDQATHGRAYGLLEAILLARALSDLTQVDHFVVRPSDPPPAYPVAVGVALSVKAERDEAHGNHGAALEGFGRAEEAWGALGHVFQRGLALLGQARCLAALGRPAEAESPARGAESIFASLRARSLAGQARALLPGASTMSS
- a CDS encoding ABATE domain-containing protein — its product is MSVQGITAGNVQPLQFRFLSGRLSLDFANTLAGRGGSEVELLATVSELGEWLHQAGLTALSPSVGTYQLQEARKLREAIARAALAASGETALPPDEVAQLNAGARYPVAPRLDAEAGAVSWDAAHVVPGALARIARDAVELLGAAERSRIRTCARPGCGALFVDSSRKGNRRWCSMQGCGNRAKVATYRHKGRSRSRGSPA
- a CDS encoding leucine zipper domain-containing protein; translated protein: MSLARLVVTAVRVEGRTKAEVSRDYGVSPRWVFELCRRFDAEGEDGLEPRSRRPWRSPLRTPIEVEDEIVELRKGLLDQGLDAGSHTRSRSIWGGCGVHLFGSRA